A genomic region of Arachis stenosperma cultivar V10309 chromosome 9, arast.V10309.gnm1.PFL2, whole genome shotgun sequence contains the following coding sequences:
- the LOC130949670 gene encoding uncharacterized protein LOC130949670, whose translation MRPRRRSAREGTPSDNREREQETFMATMNIVAEVVREVAMAAARAVEHLGVRNENRNENGEDNGNNEADSTHLDKPMTLATFLKVNPPKFKGTLVATDADNWFRGIKRSLRAQHVPEGQHVEFATYMLEGEAEHWWQGIQQLLQQDEEYARKFDDLCRFSKICQRNPTDFEEWKCLKFEGGLREDLMSSVFPLEIRNFAELVNKSKLVEERSKKVAIARADRREALGRDFIQYLAPQGRNFKFNGQFDCQNGNQRNGNFLARNNGNYDNNNLGEEEGGQSQQTQDISVCSRCGKDHGNRACRYGTHTCFSCGEYGHISRNCPKRFV comes from the exons ATGAGACCACGGAGACGGAGTGCGCGGGAAGGAACCCCTAGTGATAACCGAGAGAGAGAACAGGAAACCTTTATGGCTACGATGAACATTGTAGCTGAGGTAGTGCGTGAGGTTGCGATGGCTGCTGCTAGGGCTGTTGAGCATCTCGGAGTGAGAAATGAAAACCGAAATGAAAACGGTGAGGATAATGGAAACAACGAGGCTGATTCAACGCATCTTGATAAACCCATGACCCTTGCTACTTTTTTGAAAGTAAATCCACCCAAGTTCAAAGGTACACTCGTTGCGACTGATGCTGACAACTGGTTCCGAGGTATCAAGCGATCACTACGAGCACAGCATGTTCCGGAAGGTCAACACGTGGAGTTCGCTACTTATATGCTGGAAGGAGAAGCTGAGCATTGGTGGCAGGGGATACAGCAACTGTTGCAACAAGATGAAG AATATGCCCGTAAGTTTGATGACTTGTGCCGTTTCTCCAAGATTTGTCAACGAAATCCTACTGACTTTGAAGAATGGAAGTGTTTGAAGTTCGAAGGGGGCCTTCGTGAGGATCTGATGAGTTCAGTATTTCCATTAGAGATACGAAATTTTGCTGAACTGGTGAATAAAAGTAAACTAGTGGAAGAACGTTCGAAAAAGGTGGCGATAGCTCGAGCAGATCGTAGGGAAGCCTTAGGAAGAGACTTTATTCAATATCTAGCCCCTCAAGGTCGTAACTTTAAGTTCAATGGTCAGTTTGATTGCCAAAATGGGAATCAACGAAATGGTAACTTTCTCGCTCGTAACAATGGCAACTACGATAACAATAATCTGGGAGAGGAAGAAGGAGGTCAATCTCAGCAAACTCAGGATATTTCAGTATGCTCAAGGTGTGGGAAGGATCATGGTAATAGAGCTTGTAGATATGGGACACACACTTGTTTCTCTTGCGGAGAGTATGGACATATATCGAGGAATTGCCCAAAAAGGTTTGTTTGA